Proteins encoded together in one Phaeodactylum tricornutum CCAP 1055/1 chromosome 25, whole genome shotgun sequence window:
- the dsCYC7 gene encoding predicted protein (diatom-specific cyclin 7), with protein sequence MTCLETSDDYAPSSTEETLYTLAAMRQQEESGYMTCDYLHQQQFESPAVPNGPLDRVDVDCRNKMSAWCYQVVDFCKFNRETVSISMSYLDRYLMSPTGAAALADRKLFQLAAMTCLYTAVKIHEPEAMDPKLVSSLSRGTYNKAQIEEMEASILGALQWRMNPPTSLAFARMFLELIPDDVLCRTYRDTVYDLIKYQTELAVGDYNFVTTKASTIAFCALLNSLESVSLDMKVSTQISFVLSTAIDVDARDQVLVQVQTYLYQAILHHPSALNNFSTPTVSTAKASRRLSVEVSPQSISAIR encoded by the coding sequence ATGACCTGTTTGGAAACATCAGATGACTATGCTCCGTCGAGCACAGAAGAGACTCTCTACACGTTGGCAGCGATGCGACAACAGGAGGAATCCGGTTATATGACCTGCGATTATCTGCATCAGCAGCAATTCGAGTCTCCCGCGGTTCCGAATGGACCGTTAGACCGCGTTGACGTCGACTGCCGCAACAAAATGTCCGCTTGGTGCTACCAAGTCGTCGACTTTTGCAAATTTAACCGCGAAACTGTCTCAATCTCCATGAGTTACTTGGATCGCTACCTCATGAGCCCAACGGGAGCTGCTGCTCTTGCTGACCGCAAACTATTTCAGCTCGCTGCCATGACTTGCCTATACACAGCCGTCAAGATCCACGAACCGGAAGCCATGGACCCGAAGCTTGTCTCCAGTCTCAGTCGCGGTACTTACAACAAGGCTCAGatcgaagaaatggaagcctCAATTCTGGGTGCTCTACAGTGGCGCATGAACCCACCCACATCGCTGGCTTTTGCACGCATGTTTCTAGAGCTCATTCCCGACGATGTTCTCTGTCGGACATACCGGGATACCGTTTACGATCtcatcaaataccaaacAGAGCTTGCGGTTGGCGACTACAACTTTGTCACGACCAAGGCATCAACGATCGCGTTCTGTGCCTTGCTTAACTCTTTGGAAAGCGTGAGTCTCGACATGAAAGTGTCGACACAGATTTCGTTCGTGTTGAGTACAGCGATCGACGTGGACGCGCGAGACCAGGTCTTGGTACAGGTGCAGACTTACCTGTACCAGGCCATTTTGCATCATCCGTCGGCACTGAACAACTTTTCAACCCCGACAGTGTCGACGGCCAAGGCAAGCCGTAGACTGTCCGTCGAAGTTTCGCCGCAGTCCATTTCCGCCATTCGCTGA
- a CDS encoding predicted protein encodes VLRLCFGCSGVLFAYLIYGSIQEDVFRYRGEDGEKFQHVWFLQVLESVVNVFVGLIAQSYFGGTPGIPITPFLTSGASQVFAKALTSLSLSAGLSFPVCTLAKSAKIVPVMLGQLALGGSRYTVQDYALAGAIVMGTALLSLGESSKEGKASMSSPIGIVFILLSLVMDGVTAGLQKRLKSDAAKTGKLPTTYDFLLYTNLSMAGTALTISIINYDFVDGWIFLTEHPDIQRMIAMVCLCSAVGQSFIFYVVAQFDPLVCATVTTTRKILSVVWSIATKGHHISGQGCVGLGLAIGGLLMEIRGKVCSMQRRTYETKDSNDLH; translated from the coding sequence GTTTTGAGACTGTGCTTTGGCTGTTCCGGAGTCCTCTTTGCCTACCTAATCTACGGTAGTATCCAAGAGGACGTATTTCGGTATCGTGGAGAAGACGGCGAGAAATTTCAACACGTATGGTTCCTGCAAGTCCTAGAATCTGTAGTCAACGTTTTTGTCGGACTCATTGCGCAGAGTTACTTCGGTGGCACCCCGGGAATCCCAATTACTCCCTTTCTGACATCGGGGGCCTCGCAAGTGTTCGCCAAAGCTTTGACGAGTTTGTCCTTATCGGCCGGGTTGTCCTTCCCTGTCTGCACGCTTGCAAAATCGGCGAAGATTGTACCCGTCATGCTAGGGCAGCTGGCGCTCGGAGGCTCGCGATATACCGTACAGGATTATGCGTTGGCCGGGGCGATTGTTATGGGAACGGCGCTTCTATCTCTGGGTGAATCGTCAAAAGAGGGAAAGGCGTCGATGAGTTCACCGATTGGCATTGTTTTTATTCTACTTTCACTCGTCATGGACGGGGTAACAGCAGGACTTCAGAAGCGACTGAAAAGTGACGCCGCCAAGACCGGAAAACTCCCCACAACTTACGATTTCTTGCTCTACACGAATTTGTCCATGGCCGGCACGGCGTTGACTATATCCATTATCAACTACGATTTTGTCGACGGGTGGATTTTTCTCACCGAGCACCCCGATATACAACGCATGATTGCGATGGTATGCCTTTGTTCTGCTGTGGGGCAATCTTTTATTTTTTACGTTGTTGCGCAGTTTGATCCACTCGTTTGCGCCACGGTTACCACTACGCGAAAAATTCTTTCCGTTGTGTGGAGCATTGCAACAAAAGGCCATCACATCTCGGGACAGGGCTGTGTTGGTCTAGGCCTCGCCATTGGTGGACTGCTGATGGAAATTCGCGGCAAGGTCTGCAGTATGCAACGTAGAACATATGAGACCAAGGACAGCAACGACCTTCATTGA